From Calothrix sp. PCC 6303, a single genomic window includes:
- a CDS encoding HNH endonuclease: protein MPKTPRIPIPKEVRKYVFQRDKFQCQSCGKTDTETKLSIDHIIPLASGGSNDMSNLHTLCITCNRQKSDQNDPRFRRYFET from the coding sequence ATGCCAAAAACCCCTCGTATTCCTATTCCTAAAGAAGTCCGTAAATATGTTTTTCAACGCGATAAATTTCAATGTCAAAGTTGTGGCAAAACAGACACAGAAACTAAATTAAGCATAGACCATATCATTCCCCTTGCTTCCGGTGGTTCCAATGATATGAGTAATTTACACACGCTTTGCATTACTTGTAATCGACAAAAAAGTGATCAAAATGATCCACGTTTTCGCCGTTATTTTGAGACTTAG
- the aroF gene encoding 3-deoxy-7-phosphoheptulonate synthase, whose protein sequence is MIVVMKIGTPEAEINRIDQELSGWGLSPEKIVGRHKVVIGLVGETIDLDPRQIQDVSPWIEQVLRVEQPYKRASREYRQGDASDVVIHTPDGNVTIGEHHPVVVVAGPCSVENEQMIVETAKRVKAAGAKFLRGGAYKPRTSPYAFQGHGESALELLATASRESGLGIITEVMDAADLDKIVEVADVIQVGARNMQNFSLLKKVGAQPKPVLLKRGMAATIEDWLMAAEYILAAGNPNVILCERGIRTFDRQFTRNTLDVSVVPVLRKLTHLPIMIDPSHGTGWSEFVPSMAMASIAAGTDSLMIEVHPNPKKALSDGPQSLTPDAFDVLMRELSVVGKAMKRWEQVPAIV, encoded by the coding sequence ATGATCGTGGTCATGAAAATCGGTACTCCAGAAGCGGAAATTAACCGCATCGATCAGGAGTTATCAGGTTGGGGACTTTCGCCAGAAAAAATTGTTGGTAGACATAAGGTTGTAATTGGTTTGGTTGGAGAAACGATTGATTTAGATCCCCGACAAATTCAAGATGTTAGTCCTTGGATTGAACAGGTTTTACGAGTCGAACAACCCTACAAGCGTGCCAGTCGTGAGTACCGTCAAGGAGACGCATCAGATGTTGTAATTCATACACCTGATGGAAATGTCACAATTGGTGAGCATCATCCTGTAGTGGTGGTAGCTGGACCTTGCTCAGTTGAGAATGAGCAAATGATTGTCGAAACAGCAAAACGCGTTAAGGCTGCTGGAGCAAAGTTTCTCCGGGGTGGTGCTTACAAACCTCGGACTTCTCCCTATGCTTTCCAAGGTCATGGGGAAAGTGCTTTGGAACTGTTGGCAACAGCAAGTCGTGAAAGTGGACTCGGTATTATTACTGAAGTAATGGACGCTGCCGATCTAGATAAAATCGTTGAAGTTGCTGACGTAATCCAAGTGGGTGCTAGGAACATGCAGAACTTCTCCTTACTCAAAAAAGTCGGCGCACAACCAAAACCTGTATTGTTAAAGCGGGGGATGGCTGCAACAATTGAAGATTGGTTAATGGCTGCTGAGTACATTTTGGCTGCGGGTAATCCCAATGTGATTTTGTGTGAACGGGGGATTCGTACCTTCGATCGTCAATTCACTCGCAACACCTTAGATGTATCAGTGGTTCCAGTATTGCGGAAACTCACCCACTTACCAATTATGATCGATCCTAGCCATGGAACAGGTTGGTCAGAATTTGTACCTTCCATGGCAATGGCTTCCATTGCAGCGGGAACCGATTCATTAATGATTGAAGTTCACCCCAACCCGAAAAAAGCCCTTTCAGATGGTCCCCAATCATTGACACCTGATGCTTTTGATGTGTTGATGCGGGAATTGAGCGTTGTTGGTAAAGCAATGAAGCGTTGGGAACAAGTTCCAGCGATTGTGTAA
- a CDS encoding PAM68 family protein: protein MSAESNPKNNLPFEPKTKRQKPAKANNQPPVVKQGLAKKEQNQQLPFSKEEMAIPKVVSQRMIRRVAAFCGIPTFLGITTLVVSYLLVSFAHIKLPPIAVLLVNMGFFGLGVLGITYGTLSASWDEDRTGTWLGWNEFTTNWGRMVSEWRTTKQNKQKKA, encoded by the coding sequence ATGTCTGCCGAATCAAATCCGAAAAATAATCTCCCGTTTGAACCCAAAACCAAACGCCAAAAGCCAGCAAAGGCAAACAACCAACCACCTGTAGTTAAACAGGGTTTGGCAAAGAAGGAGCAAAATCAGCAGCTTCCTTTCAGCAAAGAAGAAATGGCAATACCCAAAGTAGTCAGCCAGCGAATGATTCGACGTGTCGCTGCTTTTTGCGGTATTCCAACATTTCTCGGCATTACTACTCTAGTTGTCAGCTATCTGCTTGTCTCCTTTGCACATATCAAGCTACCTCCCATTGCTGTTTTACTGGTAAATATGGGCTTTTTTGGTTTGGGAGTGCTAGGAATTACTTACGGAACTCTATCAGCTTCTTGGGATGAAGATAGAACTGGAACTTGGTTGGGTTGGAATGAATTTACTACCAATTGGGGCAGAATGGTAAGTGAATGGCGAACAACAAAACAAAACAAGCAGAAGAAAGCATAA
- the rpsO gene encoding 30S ribosomal protein S15, which translates to MALNQQQKQEIFAKYQIHETDTGSADVQVAMLTERISLLSKHLQANKKDHSSRRGLLKLIGQRKSLLAYIQKGSREHYQGLISRLGIRG; encoded by the coding sequence ATGGCTCTGAATCAACAACAAAAACAAGAAATTTTCGCCAAGTACCAAATTCACGAAACTGATACTGGATCGGCAGACGTTCAAGTAGCAATGCTGACAGAACGGATTTCACTTCTAAGCAAACACCTACAAGCAAACAAAAAAGACCACTCCTCTCGCCGTGGTTTACTTAAACTCATCGGTCAACGTAAAAGCCTTTTAGCTTATATTCAAAAAGGTAGCCGAGAACATTACCAAGGTTTAATTAGCCGCCTTGGAATTCGTGGATAA
- a CDS encoding transaldolase, with amino-acid sequence MSSNLLEQLRKMTVVVADTGDIQAIAQFKPQDATTNPSLITAAAQMPEYQEIVDQTLLKAKSDLGAGASQEDILTRAFDRLAVAFGLKILEIIPGRVSTEVDARLSYDTEGTIKKAHELIAQYEAAGIAKERILIKIASTWEGIRAAEVLEKEGIHCNLTLLFGIHQAIACAEAGITLISPFVGRILDWYKKDTGRDSYPAAEDPGVLSVTKIYNYYKKFGYKTEVMGASFRNIGEITELAGCDLLTISPQLLTELQGSTTELPRKLDPAKATAMTIEKIAVDKASYDKMHASDRMASEKLDEGIKGFTKALETLEQLLAERLKKLEEKAAVGV; translated from the coding sequence ATGTCTAGTAATTTACTCGAACAGTTGCGGAAAATGACCGTTGTAGTTGCAGATACAGGGGACATTCAAGCGATAGCGCAATTCAAACCCCAGGATGCTACAACCAATCCTTCCCTGATTACTGCTGCCGCGCAAATGCCAGAGTATCAGGAGATTGTAGATCAAACCCTGCTGAAGGCAAAGAGCGATTTGGGAGCAGGTGCTAGTCAAGAAGATATACTGACTAGAGCTTTTGATCGTTTGGCGGTTGCTTTCGGTTTAAAGATTTTGGAAATTATTCCTGGACGGGTTTCCACTGAAGTTGATGCGCGGTTATCCTACGATACTGAAGGAACTATCAAGAAGGCTCATGAATTAATTGCTCAGTATGAAGCTGCTGGCATTGCCAAAGAACGAATTTTAATTAAAATTGCTTCCACTTGGGAAGGTATTCGTGCTGCTGAGGTTTTGGAGAAAGAAGGAATTCACTGTAACCTAACTTTACTCTTCGGAATCCATCAAGCGATCGCATGTGCGGAAGCAGGGATTACTTTGATTTCTCCTTTTGTCGGACGCATCCTCGACTGGTACAAGAAAGATACTGGACGCGATAGCTATCCTGCTGCTGAAGATCCTGGTGTTCTTTCTGTAACTAAGATTTACAACTACTATAAGAAGTTCGGCTACAAGACTGAAGTTATGGGAGCAAGTTTCCGTAACATCGGCGAAATTACTGAATTAGCAGGTTGTGATTTGTTAACTATTTCTCCTCAGCTACTAACTGAGTTGCAAGGAAGCACAACTGAACTTCCCCGTAAACTCGATCCCGCGAAAGCAACAGCGATGACAATTGAGAAAATCGCAGTTGACAAGGCTAGCTATGATAAGATGCACGCAAGCGATCGCATGGCATCAGAAAAGCTTGATGAAGGGATCAAAGGCTTTACTAAAGCCTTGGAAACTTTGGAACAATTGCTAGCGGAAAGATTGAAGAAGTTGGAAGAGAAAGCTGCTGTTGGTGTGTAA
- a CDS encoding CHAT domain-containing protein produces the protein MKKNILLLAANPKNTANLRLQEEEREIKERLRLNGYGKTPIFSTGATRIRDIQLAMLDFNPHIVHFCGHGTGERGLVFEDNNSREQIVTSEAIATIFKLFAQQEQLECVVLNACYSEEQAKEICKYVPYVVGMSESIGDDAAIEFAIGFYTTVGAGKSYQFAHEMGCNAIELADLTENNIPILLTNPDLIIKSQIPIATEEDLKYEAELKAIELQMLKNTQSYEREIRLLEYEQKKSKAYHRGFMSAFESKHDE, from the coding sequence ATGAAGAAAAATATTTTGCTGCTAGCTGCTAACCCCAAAAATACTGCTAATTTGCGCTTACAGGAAGAAGAACGGGAGATCAAAGAAAGACTTCGTTTAAATGGCTATGGAAAAACTCCTATTTTTTCTACAGGAGCAACCCGTATTCGAGATATTCAACTGGCTATGCTCGACTTTAATCCTCATATAGTTCATTTTTGTGGTCATGGAACAGGTGAAAGAGGTTTAGTCTTTGAAGATAATAACAGTCGAGAACAGATTGTAACCTCGGAAGCAATTGCGACGATATTCAAATTATTTGCACAACAAGAACAACTTGAATGTGTAGTTCTTAATGCTTGTTATTCAGAGGAACAAGCAAAAGAAATCTGTAAATATGTTCCTTACGTTGTAGGTATGAGCGAATCTATTGGAGATGATGCCGCAATAGAATTTGCCATTGGCTTTTATACTACTGTAGGTGCAGGAAAATCTTATCAGTTTGCACACGAAATGGGTTGTAATGCAATCGAGTTAGCAGATTTAACAGAAAATAATATCCCAATTTTGTTGACAAATCCAGATTTGATTATCAAGTCTCAAATACCAATTGCAACAGAAGAAGATTTGAAATACGAAGCAGAACTAAAAGCTATAGAATTACAAATGCTTAAAAATACGCAAAGTTATGAAAGAGAAATAAGATTATTGGAATATGAGCAGAAAAAGTCAAAAGCTTATCACCGGGGTTTTATGAGTGCATTTGAATCAAAACACGATGAATAA
- the arsS gene encoding arsenosugar biosynthesis radical SAM (seleno)protein ArsS (Some members of this family are selenoproteins.) codes for MQIQINNSQITSFSEKLKSPLLKQTISVLQVNLGKRCNLACNHCHVEASPKRTEELSPQICQQIIELIARFPQIQIIDLTGGAPEMNYGFNLLVEAANKYQKQVIVRSNLTIFFEPGFEYLPEYFAKNKIRVVASLPCYLADNVDKMRGIGVFNNSIRALQLLNQLGYASDENLILDLVYNPQLPKSENFALTPEQNKLEADYKHFLNTNFGINFNHLFTITNIPIGRTKLYLERQKLHTPYLKFLEKNFNPQTTEHLMCRNELSIDYLGNIYDCDFNQMMDLPARTSDGKTLTVAKLLEIGNLDLVSEVQTANYCYGCTAGSGSSCGGALV; via the coding sequence ATGCAAATTCAAATAAATAATTCACAGATTACTAGTTTCTCAGAAAAGCTAAAATCACCTTTATTAAAGCAGACTATTAGTGTTTTGCAAGTAAATCTTGGTAAGCGCTGTAATTTAGCTTGCAACCATTGTCATGTGGAAGCTAGTCCCAAACGTACTGAAGAGTTATCACCACAAATATGCCAGCAAATTATTGAATTAATTGCGAGATTTCCCCAAATTCAAATTATAGATTTAACTGGTGGTGCGCCAGAGATGAATTATGGATTTAACTTATTAGTGGAAGCTGCTAATAAATATCAGAAACAGGTGATTGTTCGTTCTAATTTGACAATATTTTTTGAACCAGGATTTGAATATTTACCTGAATATTTTGCTAAAAATAAAATTAGAGTAGTTGCTTCCCTACCCTGTTATTTAGCAGATAATGTGGATAAAATGCGAGGTATTGGAGTATTTAATAATTCTATTCGGGCATTACAATTACTGAATCAGCTTGGCTATGCTTCCGATGAAAATTTAATTTTAGATTTGGTTTATAATCCCCAACTACCAAAATCTGAGAATTTTGCACTCACACCTGAGCAAAATAAATTAGAAGCTGACTATAAACATTTTTTAAATACTAACTTTGGGATTAATTTTAATCACCTATTTACAATTACCAATATACCTATAGGTAGAACCAAATTGTATTTAGAACGGCAAAAATTACATACACCCTATTTAAAATTTTTGGAAAAAAACTTCAACCCCCAAACAACTGAACATTTGATGTGCCGCAACGAACTTTCTATTGATTATCTCGGCAACATCTACGATTGTGACTTTAACCAAATGATGGATTTACCTGCAAGAACCTCCGATGGTAAAACCTTAACGGTAGCCAAATTGTTAGAAATTGGGAATTTAGATTTAGTTTCCGAAGTACAAACAGCCAATTACTGTTACGGTTGTACAGCGGGTAGCGGTTCTAGTTGTGGTGGTGCTTTGGTTTAG
- a CDS encoding DICT sensory domain-containing protein has translation MNGSLARDLSIYQQIVSAGTTSQAQAFSPATLLSMMRSHIDILIERKISATLWVKLPPGDVWQSELQRYQQQVYDCGKIYSFQIGEGIKIQTEDEINLSHPCHFPIYFPPKSRLRREYFLLILSPQFSSLIVAYRPLRSLKKTNPKKPNSGKIPVLVAINTFEGKIIKPVVDNIQAAFTQLEIFKLVLPETPEPSIISQLLLRQFYNQEKINRQITNIRLNKLRRQNQKMYQSLQLKDDYLSTVCQELRTPLTHMKTALSLLNSPVLKMPQRQRYLQMLSTECDRQNSLIMGITELVELERSLKSPTFEAVQLADIVPGVVSTYQPLAQERDIMLAYTVPQSLPNAWFISGGVKQIVINLLSNSIKFTPNGGEVWVKAKHQGDYIQMEIRDTGIGIAESEIPKIFNSFYHLRPANSDELAGVGLGLTIVQQMLQRCGGSISVKSKQNEGTTFTVQLAIAKQHRK, from the coding sequence ATGAATGGATCTTTAGCGCGTGATTTATCGATATACCAGCAGATTGTTAGTGCGGGAACTACTTCTCAAGCACAAGCTTTTAGCCCAGCAACACTTTTATCGATGATGCGATCGCATATTGATATACTTATTGAGCGCAAAATTTCCGCAACATTATGGGTGAAGCTACCACCAGGAGATGTTTGGCAATCAGAACTTCAGCGCTATCAACAACAGGTGTACGATTGTGGTAAAATCTATAGCTTTCAGATTGGTGAAGGAATAAAAATTCAGACTGAAGACGAAATCAATTTGTCTCACCCCTGCCACTTTCCCATCTACTTCCCCCCTAAAAGTCGTCTTCGACGAGAATATTTTTTGCTGATTTTGTCACCACAATTTTCTAGTTTGATTGTGGCATATAGACCTTTACGTAGTCTGAAAAAAACTAATCCCAAAAAACCCAATAGCGGTAAAATTCCTGTCTTAGTTGCCATCAACACCTTTGAAGGGAAAATTATTAAACCAGTGGTAGATAATATCCAAGCTGCTTTTACCCAACTTGAAATATTCAAGTTGGTTCTACCGGAAACCCCAGAACCATCAATTATTAGCCAGTTACTACTGAGACAATTTTATAACCAAGAAAAAATCAATCGCCAAATCACAAATATTCGCCTAAATAAGCTGCGAAGGCAAAATCAAAAGATGTACCAATCTTTGCAGCTTAAGGATGATTACTTAAGTACTGTATGTCAAGAGTTACGAACACCTTTAACTCATATGAAAACAGCCCTATCATTACTCAATTCACCAGTACTGAAGATGCCGCAGCGACAACGGTATTTACAGATGCTGAGTACAGAATGCGATCGCCAAAATTCTCTAATCATGGGAATTACAGAACTAGTTGAACTAGAGCGCAGTTTAAAATCTCCCACCTTTGAAGCAGTGCAACTAGCAGATATTGTACCAGGGGTCGTTAGTACCTACCAACCCCTCGCCCAAGAAAGAGATATCATGCTGGCATACACTGTACCTCAAAGCCTTCCCAATGCCTGGTTTATAAGTGGTGGAGTTAAGCAAATAGTCATTAATCTCCTATCCAATAGTATTAAATTTACACCCAATGGAGGGGAAGTTTGGGTCAAAGCCAAACACCAAGGTGATTATATTCAAATGGAAATCCGTGATACAGGTATTGGCATTGCCGAAAGCGAAATTCCCAAAATCTTCAACTCATTTTACCATCTGCGTCCCGCAAACAGCGACGAATTAGCAGGGGTTGGCTTAGGGTTGACAATAGTGCAACAAATGCTACAGCGGTGTGGAGGTTCCATCAGTGTTAAGAGTAAACAGAACGAAGGAACAACCTTTACAGTCCAGTTAGCGATCGCAAAACAACATAGGAAATGA
- a CDS encoding UDP-N-acetylmuramoyl-L-alanyl-D-glutamate--2,6-diaminopimelate ligase, giving the protein MKLRELLAAVDGIVALPEHPAMDMEIEGLTTNSHATNVGELFVGMPGTRVDGGEFWQSALAAGAVAAIISTAAAAKVPPTADVCVITTSDMTKACAKISAAFYGYPGHALKLIGVTGTNGKTTTTHLIEFLLDKASLKTALMGTLYTRWQGFSQTAVHTTPFAVELQQQLAAAVDAGNEYGVMEISSHALAQGRVLGCKFEVGVFSNLTQDHLDYHKDMEDYFNAKALLFSPNYLQGRAIINIDDSYGQRLIQALGDEKVWSYSVNNTQANLWMSDLNYQQNGISGTLHTPKGNVKFHSPLVGQYNLENLLAAVGAVLHFDVDLDLVADAISEFPGVPGRMERVQLSENQDISVIVDYAHTPDSLENLLKASRPFIPGKIICVFGCGGDRDKTKRPKMGKIAAELADVAVVTSDNPRTEDAEQILKDILVGIPENTNPIVICDRAQAIRTAILSAKPGDGILLAGKGHEDYQILGTEKIHFDDREHAKDALKARV; this is encoded by the coding sequence ATGAAACTGCGAGAATTGCTTGCGGCTGTTGATGGTATTGTGGCATTACCCGAACATCCAGCCATGGATATGGAAATTGAAGGCTTAACAACAAACTCCCATGCCACCAATGTGGGAGAGTTATTTGTGGGTATGCCTGGTACAAGGGTTGATGGCGGAGAATTTTGGCAAAGTGCTTTAGCAGCAGGTGCTGTTGCGGCGATTATTTCCACAGCAGCAGCAGCAAAAGTTCCCCCCACTGCTGATGTTTGTGTCATCACCACTTCGGATATGACAAAAGCCTGTGCAAAAATATCGGCTGCATTTTACGGATATCCAGGACATGCGCTGAAATTAATCGGGGTTACGGGTACTAATGGCAAAACCACAACTACCCACTTGATTGAATTTTTGTTGGATAAGGCAAGCCTCAAAACTGCTTTAATGGGTACCCTGTATACCCGTTGGCAAGGGTTTAGTCAGACTGCTGTCCATACTACCCCCTTTGCAGTGGAGTTACAGCAACAACTTGCAGCAGCAGTGGATGCGGGAAATGAGTATGGGGTGATGGAAATTAGTTCCCATGCTTTGGCACAGGGAAGGGTTTTAGGTTGTAAATTTGAAGTTGGGGTATTTAGTAATCTCACCCAAGATCATTTGGACTACCACAAAGATATGGAAGATTACTTTAATGCCAAAGCTTTACTATTTAGTCCTAACTATCTTCAAGGTAGAGCAATTATTAATATAGATGATTCCTATGGTCAGCGGTTAATTCAGGCTTTAGGAGATGAAAAGGTTTGGAGTTATAGCGTTAATAATACTCAAGCTAATCTGTGGATGAGTGATTTAAATTACCAACAAAATGGAATAAGTGGGACTTTACATACTCCTAAAGGTAATGTTAAATTTCATTCACCTTTAGTTGGTCAATATAATCTGGAAAATTTGTTAGCGGCAGTAGGTGCAGTTTTACACTTTGATGTGGATTTGGATTTAGTTGCTGATGCTATTTCTGAATTTCCTGGTGTTCCTGGGAGAATGGAAAGGGTACAACTTAGTGAAAATCAAGACATTAGTGTGATTGTAGACTATGCCCATACCCCTGATAGTTTGGAAAACCTGTTAAAAGCATCACGCCCATTTATTCCCGGTAAGATCATTTGTGTATTTGGTTGTGGTGGTGATAGAGATAAAACCAAGCGTCCAAAAATGGGTAAAATTGCCGCAGAATTAGCTGACGTTGCTGTGGTGACATCTGATAACCCTCGCACCGAAGACGCAGAACAGATACTCAAGGATATTTTAGTGGGAATCCCCGAAAATACTAATCCTATTGTGATATGCGATCGCGCTCAAGCAATTCGTACCGCTATTTTGTCAGCTAAACCCGGAGATGGTATCCTACTTGCAGGTAAAGGTCACGAAGATTACCAAATTCTTGGTACTGAGAAAATCCACTTCGATGATCGAGAACATGCAAAAGATGCTTTAAAAGCCAGAGTTTGA
- a CDS encoding glutaredoxin family protein, whose product MRLILYSKPGCHLCEGLQQKLEQITTIQFELEIRDITTQDNWFAMYQYEIPVLMVQNYGNSDDTTTREQSIPRPSPRATVAQLEKLLQKYL is encoded by the coding sequence ATGCGATTAATCTTGTATAGCAAACCAGGATGTCATCTTTGCGAAGGTTTACAGCAAAAATTAGAACAAATTACAACGATTCAATTTGAGTTAGAAATTCGTGACATTACAACCCAAGACAACTGGTTCGCAATGTATCAGTACGAAATCCCAGTTTTAATGGTGCAAAACTACGGTAACTCAGATGATACAACAACTAGAGAGCAATCGATACCTCGTCCATCTCCGCGTGCTACTGTTGCTCAACTAGAAAAATTACTACAAAAGTACCTTTAA
- the tnpB gene encoding IS200/IS605 family element RNA-guided endonuclease TnpB, which produces MQKAFKIALIPSHNQEVLINKTIGCARFVYNRFLALRKELYATEQKTLNYNTCSQELTLLKKEIEWLKEVDKFALQNSLKNLEAAYKNFFTDLKKSKKKKGVGFPKFKKKYGCKQSYKTNLTNGNIQIIENRLKLPKLGWIKFYKSQDITGKLVNVTVTRTSSGKYIASILCETEIEKYPIGTQNIGLDLGIKSYLVTSEGEVIENPKYYRLQLKKLRKANKKLSRSTKGSSNRVKAKIKLARIYERITNLRDDFLHKLSTRLIKENSIICIEDLRVVNMVKNHKLALSISDASWSKFVTMLEYKALWHDRVVQKVGTFYPSSQTCNCCGLINPLVKDLKLREWSCPSCNSYNLRDKNASLNILSEGLRLLTAVGTPEVIKNACGELVSPELFQAEIVEAGIA; this is translated from the coding sequence ATGCAGAAAGCGTTTAAAATTGCACTTATTCCTAGCCACAACCAAGAAGTCTTAATTAACAAGACGATAGGTTGTGCTAGATTTGTGTACAACCGTTTTCTGGCATTAAGGAAAGAGTTATATGCGACTGAGCAGAAAACCTTAAATTACAATACTTGTAGCCAAGAGTTAACTCTTCTCAAGAAAGAGATTGAATGGTTAAAGGAAGTAGATAAATTTGCTCTGCAAAACTCGCTCAAAAATTTAGAGGCAGCGTACAAAAACTTTTTCACTGACTTGAAAAAGTCTAAAAAGAAGAAAGGTGTCGGCTTCCCCAAATTCAAAAAGAAGTACGGTTGCAAGCAATCTTACAAGACGAATCTTACCAATGGAAACATTCAAATTATAGAGAATCGTTTAAAACTCCCCAAATTAGGATGGATAAAGTTTTATAAATCACAAGATATTACTGGAAAGCTTGTCAACGTTACCGTTACTCGGACTTCTTCTGGTAAATATATTGCTAGTATCCTCTGTGAAACTGAGATAGAAAAATATCCGATTGGCACCCAAAATATTGGTTTAGACTTGGGGATTAAATCTTATCTGGTTACTAGCGAAGGTGAAGTTATAGAAAATCCTAAATATTATCGACTTCAATTAAAGAAGTTACGCAAAGCAAATAAAAAGTTATCCCGTAGTACAAAAGGTAGTAGCAATAGAGTCAAAGCGAAAATCAAGCTGGCTAGAATCTACGAACGGATTACCAATTTGAGAGATGACTTTCTGCACAAGTTGTCAACTCGCCTAATCAAGGAAAACAGTATTATCTGTATTGAAGATTTACGAGTCGTTAACATGGTAAAGAATCACAAACTAGCATTGAGTATTTCAGATGCTAGTTGGTCTAAATTTGTTACCATGTTGGAATATAAAGCTTTGTGGCATGACAGAGTTGTGCAGAAAGTTGGTACGTTTTATCCCTCATCTCAGACTTGTAACTGCTGCGGTTTGATCAACCCATTAGTTAAAGATTTAAAGTTACGTGAATGGTCTTGTCCTAGTTGCAATAGTTACAATTTAAGGGATAAAAACGCCTCACTTAATATATTAAGTGAGGGTTTGAGATTGCTAACCG